CCGAGCTCCCCCCGCTCTAGGATCAAGGCATGACGTACACCGGAGAGGTCAAGGTCGGCGGTCCGGCCGACGTGCACGAGCTCGCGGACCTGATGATTTCCAAGGTCGCGGTGGGCCCCATGAACAACAACGCGTACCTGCTGCGCTGCCGGGCCACCGATGAGCAGCTGCTCATCGACGCTGCCGCCGAGGCCGTCACGCTGCTGAACCTGATCGGGGACGACGGCATCGCGTCCGTGGTCACCACCCACCGGCACGGCGACCACTGGGGCGCGCTCGAGGAGGTCGTCGCGGCGACCGGCGCGCGGACCTACGCGGGCGCCCAGGACGCCGAGGGCATCCCGGTGACGACCGACGTGGCCGTGGCGGACGGGGACACGATCCAGGTCGGGCGGGTCAAGCTGACCGCCCGCCACCT
Above is a genomic segment from Streptomyces sp. NBC_01233 containing:
- a CDS encoding MBL fold metallo-hydrolase, whose product is MTYTGEVKVGGPADVHELADLMISKVAVGPMNNNAYLLRCRATDEQLLIDAAAEAVTLLNLIGDDGIASVVTTHRHGDHWGALEEVVAATGARTYAGAQDAEGIPVTTDVAVADGDTIQVGRVKLTARHLVGHTPGSIALIYDDPHGHAHVFTGDCLFPGGPGRTTRPEEFNSLMDGLEVKVFGALPDETWVYPGHGNDTTLGAERPHLSEWRARGW